One part of the Lytechinus pictus isolate F3 Inbred chromosome 3, Lp3.0, whole genome shotgun sequence genome encodes these proteins:
- the LOC129256678 gene encoding probable imidazolonepropionase produces the protein MKLAGASYMDVHKAGGGIHFTVNHTRNASDDDLYNLLKERLQSMLRCGTTTVECKSGYGLDADTEIKMLRVLEQAKRDMPIEISSTYCGAHAVPKGMTVQEATQDIINVQIPRIQELMNKGDLQVENIDVFCDKGLFEVEETKSILEAGMKAGMAINIHGDELHYVKAAELAASLGARAVSHLEEVSDAGIKSMAEAGSVAVLLPTTAYILRLKPPPARKMISEGVPVALGSDFNPNAYCLSMPLTMHMACVTFRMSLEEVLVAATINAAKSIGRSASHGSLEAGKVADMLIINAPRWEHFIYQMGRHQELLKTVIKRGEIVHFSLI, from the exons CTAGCTGGTGCTTCATACATGGATGTGCATAAGGCAGGTGGTGGTATACATTTCACAGTTAACCATACACGGAATGCAAGTGATGATGATCTCTATAACCTTCTCAAGGAGAGATTACAAAGCATGTTAAGATGTGGGACTACTACTGTAGAGTGTAAGAGTGGTTATGGATTGGATGCAGATACTGAAATTAAGATGTTGAGAGTATTAGAACAGGCCAAGAGAGATATGCCTATTGAGATATCAAGCACCTACTGTGGAGCACATGCTGTTCCAAA AGGAATGACAGTACAGGAGGCTACTCAGGATATAATTAATGTTCAGATACCAAGAATACAGGAGCTGATGAATAAAGGAGATCTGCAAGTAGAGAACATTGATGTCTTCTGTGATAAAGGTCTCTTTGAAGTTGAAGAGACGAAGAGTATCCTTGAGGCTGGTATGAAAGCAGGAATGGCAATCAATATCCATGGTGATGAGCTACACTATGTCAAGGCTGCTGAG CTAGCAGCTAGTCTTGGTGCCAGAGCAGTCTCTCATCTAGAAGAAGTTTCTGATGCTGGTATTAAATCCATGGCTGAGGCAGGTTCTGTAGCTGTACTACTACCAACCACTGCATACATCCTCAGGCTCAAGCCTCCTCCAGCAAGGAAAATGATCAGTGAAGGTGTACCTGTAGCGCTAGGCTCAGATTTTAACCCAAATGCTTACTGCCTATCAATG CCTTTGACCATGCACATGGCCTGTGTGACATTCCGTATGTCATTAGAAGAGGTTTTGGTGGCTGCTACAATCAATGCAGCAAAGTCTATAGGAAGGTCAGCATCACATGGGTCACTGGAAGCTGGAAAGGTGGCTGACATGCTTATAATCAATGCCCCTAG ATGGGAACACTTCATCTATCAAATGGGACGTCATCAAGAGCTGTTGAAGACAGTGATTAAGAGAGGAGAAATCGTGCATTTCAGTTTGATCTAG